In one Oscillospiraceae bacterium genomic region, the following are encoded:
- the ftsE gene encoding cell division ATP-binding protein FtsE: MIRLTDIQKAYDNGTKALKGVSLRIDDGEFVFLVGPSGSGKSTIIKLLTAEIAPSGGRLMVNGYNLNTIPPRQVPYLRRTLGVIFQDFRLIEKKSVWENLTFAMRAVGASPREIRKRIPYVLDLVGLDRKGERKPDELSGGEQQRVAIARALVNNPSMIIADEPTGNLDPQRSLEIMMLLEKINELGTTVLVVTHEKELVNRFSKRVVAIENGRIISDGMGGYYDNETI, translated from the coding sequence ATGATTCGCTTAACTGACATACAAAAGGCCTACGACAACGGCACCAAGGCGCTCAAGGGGGTCTCCCTGCGCATCGACGACGGGGAGTTCGTGTTCCTGGTAGGGCCCTCCGGCTCGGGCAAGAGCACCATCATCAAGCTGCTCACCGCCGAGATCGCCCCCAGCGGCGGGCGGCTGATGGTCAACGGCTACAACCTGAACACCATCCCGCCCCGGCAGGTGCCCTATCTGCGGCGGACCCTGGGGGTCATCTTCCAGGACTTCCGCCTCATAGAGAAGAAGTCGGTGTGGGAGAACCTGACCTTCGCCATGCGGGCGGTGGGGGCCTCCCCCCGGGAGATCCGCAAGCGCATCCCCTACGTGCTGGACCTGGTGGGCCTGGACCGGAAGGGGGAGCGCAAGCCGGACGAGCTGTCCGGCGGCGAGCAGCAGCGCGTGGCCATCGCCCGCGCCCTGGTCAACAACCCCAGCATGATCATCGCGGACGAGCCCACGGGCAACCTGGACCCCCAGCGCTCCCTGGAGATTATGATGCTGCTGGAGAAGATCAACGAGCTGGGCACCACCGTGCTGGTGGTCACCCATGAAAAGGAGCTGGTCAACCGCTTCTCCAAGCGGGTGGTGGCGATTGAAAACGGCAGGATCATCAGCGACGGGATGGGCGGGTATTACGACAATGAGACGATTTAA
- a CDS encoding pseudouridine synthase, with amino-acid sequence MELERLDKILAGTGRWSRREVKDLVRAGRVSVNGRPARTPEEKYARAGLDLRVDGQSVSGERFVYLMLHKPAGLVSATEDPRQRTVLELLPEHLRRVGLFPAGRLDKDTEGLLLLTNDGALAHALLAPKRHVDKTYFVRVDGALDAQDAAAFAAGMTLGDGLVCLSAGLELLEDPREGIVTLREGKYHQIKRMLAARGKPVVYLKRLTMGPLALDPALERGAWRALGAEELEALRRLG; translated from the coding sequence ATGGAGCTGGAGCGGCTGGACAAGATCCTGGCGGGCACGGGGCGCTGGTCACGGCGGGAGGTGAAGGACCTGGTGCGGGCCGGGCGGGTGAGTGTCAACGGGCGGCCCGCCCGCACCCCGGAGGAGAAGTACGCCCGCGCGGGGCTGGACCTGCGGGTGGACGGGCAGAGCGTGTCGGGGGAGAGGTTTGTTTACCTCATGCTCCACAAGCCCGCCGGGCTGGTCTCGGCCACCGAGGACCCCAGGCAGCGCACGGTGCTGGAGCTGCTGCCGGAGCACCTGCGCCGGGTGGGGCTCTTCCCGGCGGGGCGGCTGGACAAGGACACCGAGGGCCTGCTCCTGCTGACCAACGACGGGGCCCTGGCCCACGCCCTGCTGGCCCCTAAGCGCCACGTGGACAAGACCTACTTCGTCCGGGTGGACGGGGCGCTGGACGCGCAGGACGCCGCGGCCTTCGCCGCTGGCATGACCCTGGGCGACGGCCTGGTCTGCCTGAGCGCGGGGCTGGAGCTTCTGGAGGACCCCCGGGAAGGCATCGTCACCCTGCGGGAAGGGAAATACCACCAGATCAAGCGGATGCTGGCGGCCAGGGGCAAGCCGGTGGTCTACCTCAAGCGGCTGACCATGGGGCCCCTGGCGCTGGACCCCGCCCTGGAGAGGGGGGCGTGGCGGGCGCTGGGCGCGGAGGAGCTGGAGGCCCTGCGGCGGCTGGGATAG
- the mscS gene encoding mechanosensitive ion channel protein, producing MNADETVDAVNQFVATLKKLDFKQIAFVALLFVVCYVVMKILIKVLNKTMERLKVDRSLQTFIRSIVRVLLWFVTIIIVASYIGVNVSSLVAILGVVGLAISLAIQGTLSNLAGGIMLLVSKPFTGGDYIETDTFSGVVSEVGMVYTKVKTFDNKIISIPNGKLSAERITNYTSEPLRRVDLKFNISYDADPRTVVKCLLDAAGAHAKALFTPEPFARITGYLESSVEYTLRVWCATDDYWDLYYDLLEQIGDAFGRAGVELTYNHLNVHLMDRGGKE from the coding sequence GTGAACGCGGACGAAACCGTGGACGCCGTCAATCAATTCGTGGCCACCCTAAAAAAACTGGACTTTAAGCAGATTGCCTTTGTGGCGCTGCTGTTCGTGGTCTGCTACGTGGTCATGAAGATTCTAATCAAGGTCCTGAACAAGACCATGGAGCGCCTCAAGGTGGACCGCAGCCTTCAGACCTTCATCCGCTCCATCGTCCGGGTGCTGCTGTGGTTCGTGACCATCATCATCGTGGCCAGCTACATCGGGGTGAACGTGTCCTCGCTGGTGGCGATCCTGGGCGTGGTCGGCCTGGCCATCTCCCTGGCCATCCAGGGCACCCTGTCCAACCTGGCGGGGGGCATCATGCTGCTGGTCTCCAAGCCCTTCACCGGCGGAGACTACATCGAGACCGACACCTTCAGCGGCGTGGTGTCCGAGGTGGGCATGGTGTACACCAAGGTAAAGACCTTTGACAACAAGATCATCTCCATCCCCAACGGCAAGCTCTCGGCGGAGCGCATCACCAACTATACCTCCGAGCCCCTGCGGAGGGTGGACCTGAAATTCAATATTTCCTATGACGCCGATCCCAGGACGGTGGTCAAATGCCTGCTGGACGCGGCGGGGGCCCACGCGAAGGCCCTCTTCACGCCGGAGCCCTTCGCCCGGATCACCGGGTATTTGGAGAGCAGCGTGGAGTACACGCTGCGGGTCTGGTGCGCCACCGACGACTACTGGGACCTGTACTACGACCTGCTGGAGCAGATTGGCGACGCCTTCGGCAGGGCCGGGGTGGAGCTCACCTACAACCACCTGAACGTGCACCTGATGGACAGGGGCGGAAAGGAGTAG
- the tuf gene encoding elongation factor Tu codes for MAKQKFERTKPHVNIGTIGHVDHGKTTLTAAITKYLALKGYAEYEDYSSIDKAPEERERGITINTAHVEYQTDTRHYAHVDCPGHADYIKNMITGAAQMDGAILVIAATDGPMAQTKEHILLARQVGVPAMVVFLNKADLVDDEELIELVEMEVRETLSFYDFPGDDIPIIKGSALNALTCEGGVDDPDFACIKELMDAVDSYIPTPERKADQPFLMPVEDVFTITGRGTVATGRVERGQIKMGEEVEIVGLMDEKRKTTVTGIEMFRKLLDYAEAGDNIGTLLRGVAKTDVERGQVLCKPNSIQPHTKFKGQVYVLSKDEGGRHTPFFNNYRPQFYFRTTDVTGVISLPEGVEMCMPGDNVDMDVELITPIAIEKGLRFAIREGGRTVGSGVVIEIEEK; via the coding sequence ATGGCTAAGCAGAAGTTTGAGCGTACCAAACCCCATGTGAACATCGGCACCATCGGCCACGTGGACCACGGCAAGACCACCCTGACCGCCGCTATCACCAAGTACCTCGCCCTGAAGGGCTACGCTGAGTACGAGGACTACTCCAGCATCGACAAGGCCCCTGAGGAGCGCGAGCGCGGCATCACCATCAACACCGCCCACGTCGAGTATCAGACCGATACCCGCCACTATGCCCACGTCGACTGCCCGGGCCACGCCGACTATATCAAGAACATGATCACCGGCGCTGCTCAGATGGACGGCGCCATCCTGGTCATCGCCGCCACCGACGGCCCCATGGCCCAGACCAAGGAGCACATCCTGCTGGCCCGCCAGGTGGGCGTGCCCGCCATGGTCGTGTTCCTGAACAAGGCCGACCTGGTGGACGACGAGGAGCTCATCGAGCTGGTCGAGATGGAGGTCCGCGAGACACTGAGCTTCTACGACTTCCCCGGCGACGACATTCCCATCATCAAGGGCTCCGCCCTGAACGCCCTGACCTGCGAGGGCGGCGTGGACGATCCCGACTTCGCCTGCATCAAGGAGCTGATGGACGCCGTCGACAGCTATATCCCCACCCCCGAGCGCAAGGCTGACCAGCCCTTCCTGATGCCCGTCGAGGACGTGTTCACCATCACCGGCCGCGGCACCGTGGCCACCGGCCGTGTCGAGCGCGGCCAGATCAAGATGGGCGAGGAAGTCGAGATTGTCGGCCTGATGGACGAGAAGCGCAAGACCACCGTCACCGGCATCGAGATGTTCCGCAAGCTGCTGGACTACGCTGAGGCCGGCGACAACATCGGCACCCTGCTGCGCGGCGTCGCCAAGACCGACGTGGAGCGCGGCCAGGTCCTGTGCAAGCCCAACTCCATCCAGCCCCACACCAAGTTCAAGGGCCAGGTCTACGTCCTGTCCAAGGACGAGGGCGGCCGCCACACCCCCTTCTTCAACAACTACCGTCCCCAGTTCTACTTCCGTACCACCGACGTGACCGGCGTCATCTCCCTGCCCGAGGGCGTTGAGATGTGCATGCCCGGCGACAACGTCGACATGGACGTGGAGCTGATCACCCCCATCGCCATCGAGAAGGGCCTGCGCTTCGCTATCCGCGAGGGCGGCCGCACCGTTGGCTCCGGCGTTGTTATCGAGATCGAGGAGAAGTAA